The proteins below are encoded in one region of Fibrella aestuarina BUZ 2:
- a CDS encoding TerD family protein — translation MYKLEKGENIALLKEGDAGAEKIKIGLGWKEGAFDIDVYGLVVNASDSKGLTLENTYYFGNVDGKGTSSNTAYGGILVNQQAVNDRILQTQPIAITKDNLTGKGAGDDEVLYINANNLPKDKKIIVALIIYKAAERRQNFGQVEDAYCRFPGDGEDIQYDLAEEFSKQTGVVMCEFYWKGDQLKGKAIGRGFIGDLNTIAADYR, via the coding sequence ATGTACAAATTAGAGAAAGGAGAAAACATCGCGCTCCTTAAAGAAGGTGATGCCGGTGCCGAAAAGATCAAAATAGGTCTGGGCTGGAAAGAAGGTGCCTTCGACATCGACGTGTATGGCTTGGTCGTCAATGCGTCAGACAGTAAGGGCCTAACCCTTGAAAACACGTACTACTTCGGAAACGTCGACGGTAAAGGCACCTCATCGAATACGGCCTACGGTGGCATCCTGGTGAACCAGCAGGCCGTAAACGACCGAATTCTGCAAACCCAGCCGATCGCTATTACTAAAGACAACCTGACGGGTAAGGGTGCTGGCGATGACGAGGTGCTGTACATCAACGCCAACAACCTGCCTAAAGACAAGAAGATCATTGTCGCACTCATCATCTACAAAGCGGCCGAGCGCCGGCAGAACTTTGGTCAGGTTGAGGACGCGTATTGCCGTTTCCCGGGGGATGGCGAAGATATTCAGTATGACCTCGCTGAAGAGTTCTCGAAGCAGACCGGCGTAGTCATGTGCGAATTCTACTGGAAAGGCGACCAGCTGAAGGGTAAAGCCATCGGGCGGGGCTTCATCGGCGACCTCAACACGATTGCGGCCGACTACCGATGA
- a CDS encoding TROVE domain-containing protein: MRFNTTPTGTAPDTLNHEGASAYSVPAELELYSAVVTTLLADVTYEKADERLTRIVNLANQVSPLFLAKLAVYAREQMYLRTAPIVLLGTLAMRHNGDDLVSRTIARVIQRPDEITELLAYYQAANGRSGTKKLNKLSKQLQKGLAAAFNRFDEYQLAKYNRKADITLRDALFLVHPRAKDAAQQRVFDKLVKGTLQTPYTWETELSALGQQAHDSPEAKQEATREKWHELIDSRKTGYMALLRNLRNMLEAGIDAAHLKTVSVTLANEQAVRKARQLPFRYLAAYRELKKLQSPYLSYLGETLETALQASVNNLRGFEIDTRVVIACDVSGSMRKAISENSTIQNYDIGLLLGMLLHGKCANVLAGVFGDRWATISLMSKGVLTNIELLDRLQNQVGYSTNGYLVLKDLIERRHQADKVMIFTDCQLWDSSGYNQSMATYWVRYKQLFPKAKLYLFDLAGYGTSPVQVMAADVYLIAGWSDKIFDVLGDIEQGGTVLDTIHEISL, encoded by the coding sequence ATGCGTTTCAACACTACCCCGACCGGGACGGCCCCGGACACGCTCAACCACGAAGGCGCATCGGCGTATTCGGTGCCCGCTGAGCTGGAGTTATACTCCGCCGTCGTGACCACGCTGCTGGCCGACGTTACTTACGAGAAAGCGGATGAGCGGCTAACCCGGATCGTCAATCTCGCCAACCAAGTTTCCCCGTTGTTTCTGGCCAAACTGGCTGTTTACGCCCGCGAACAAATGTACCTGCGCACGGCTCCGATCGTGTTATTGGGTACGTTGGCGATGCGCCACAACGGTGATGACCTGGTCAGCCGCACCATCGCCCGGGTGATTCAACGCCCTGACGAGATTACTGAACTGCTGGCTTACTATCAGGCGGCCAATGGGCGGTCTGGTACCAAGAAGCTGAATAAGCTCTCGAAGCAGTTGCAGAAAGGGCTGGCAGCAGCGTTTAACCGGTTCGACGAGTACCAGCTGGCGAAGTACAACCGGAAAGCGGACATCACCCTGCGGGACGCTCTGTTTCTGGTGCACCCCAGAGCCAAGGACGCGGCCCAGCAGCGGGTATTCGACAAACTGGTGAAGGGTACGTTGCAAACGCCCTACACGTGGGAAACCGAGCTAAGCGCGTTGGGCCAACAAGCGCATGACAGCCCTGAAGCGAAACAGGAAGCCACCCGCGAAAAGTGGCATGAGTTGATCGACAGCCGTAAAACGGGCTACATGGCCCTGCTGCGGAACCTGCGCAATATGCTCGAAGCCGGCATCGATGCGGCTCACCTCAAAACGGTCTCCGTCACGCTCGCCAACGAGCAGGCCGTCCGAAAGGCGCGGCAGCTACCGTTCCGCTACCTGGCGGCGTACCGCGAGTTGAAAAAGCTCCAGTCGCCGTACCTCAGCTACCTCGGCGAAACGCTGGAAACCGCCCTGCAGGCCAGCGTAAACAACCTACGCGGCTTCGAGATCGATACGCGGGTGGTGATCGCCTGTGACGTATCGGGTTCGATGCGCAAAGCGATATCAGAGAACAGCACAATCCAGAATTACGACATCGGTCTACTGTTAGGTATGCTGCTGCATGGTAAATGCGCTAACGTGCTGGCAGGCGTGTTTGGCGATCGCTGGGCGACGATCTCGCTGATGAGCAAGGGCGTGCTGACCAACATCGAGCTGCTTGACCGGCTACAGAACCAAGTGGGTTATTCGACCAACGGGTATCTGGTTTTGAAAGACCTGATCGAGCGCCGGCACCAGGCTGACAAAGTCATGATCTTTACTGACTGTCAGCTTTGGGATTCGTCTGGCTATAACCAATCAATGGCCACCTACTGGGTGCGGTATAAGCAGCTGTTCCCAAAAGCCAAACTGTACCTGTTCGATCTGGCCGGCTACGGTACCAGTCCGGTACAAGTCATGGCGGCGGACGTCTACCTCATCGCGGGCTGGTCCGACAAGATTTTCGACGTGCTGGGCGACATCGAGCAGGGTGGTACCGTGCTGGATACGATTCACGAAATAAGCCTGTAA
- a CDS encoding HK97 family phage prohead protease: protein MVLQHKTKKGYFVGSVKDADTKLGIVTGYFASFNTLDSDRDIIRQGAFAKTIAEQGPASSQPRIKHLLDHTLSLALGKLIELKEDTQGLYYESKIGSHDLGIDFLKMVESGLITEHSIGYSVMKGNWDKAANAYELLELKLYEGSSLRGWGANQYTPLTGMKSLADLQHSQHLLDIALKNGTFTDETFLKLKEQRDAIDVILKARDEKSETETTEPESTTQPDGDNTDSLIKSLTDNDFVGDLFKWN, encoded by the coding sequence GTGGTCCTGCAGCACAAAACCAAAAAAGGGTACTTCGTTGGCTCCGTCAAGGACGCCGACACGAAGCTGGGCATCGTCACGGGCTACTTCGCCTCGTTCAATACGCTGGACTCCGACCGCGACATCATTCGTCAAGGAGCTTTTGCCAAGACGATTGCAGAGCAAGGCCCCGCCTCATCCCAGCCCCGCATCAAACACCTGCTTGACCACACGCTGTCGCTGGCGCTGGGCAAACTGATCGAACTCAAGGAAGACACCCAGGGGCTGTATTACGAATCGAAGATCGGTTCACACGATTTGGGCATCGACTTTCTCAAAATGGTCGAGTCAGGCCTGATCACCGAACACAGCATCGGCTACTCGGTGATGAAGGGCAACTGGGACAAAGCAGCCAACGCCTACGAATTGCTCGAACTCAAGCTGTACGAAGGGTCATCCCTGCGCGGCTGGGGCGCGAACCAATACACGCCGCTGACCGGCATGAAGTCGCTGGCCGACTTACAACACTCACAGCATTTACTGGACATCGCCCTCAAAAACGGCACGTTCACAGACGAAACCTTCCTGAAACTCAAGGAACAGCGTGACGCCATTGACGTCATTCTGAAAGCCCGAGACGAGAAATCGGAGACCGAAACCACTGAGCCGGAATCGACCACTCAGCCGGACGGCGACAACACCGACTCGCTCATCAAGAGCCTGACCGACAACGACTTCGTGGGGGATTTATTCAAGTGGAACTAG
- a CDS encoding phage major capsid protein, with protein sequence MHYELFALLFASLLFLVGFGRPFDGTSGLSFSLAGHLPQRPGQWLFEKAALLFEKESEVLDQFKKEVEKGVTGLKESVKKQLEEIQNATDKKASKEDIDAIKQGIDDDLKKMQDSIDEVLIQSKRHQEEKPAARKSIPQQIEEGMKRLKSEVAKDGKLKNLPKRDGAEVDIDLKAVSTMLSSYALANANAITMLRGIEMEPGVAKDPTTPLFLTDLIEVGFTDSHTIQWAERILLEGGAGQTAEGAMFPQISTKYDTVSATSKKTAAYAKISEEMLEDVEFVQSEIIEEIQTGSNSIGVALENQLLTGDGVGQNHKGLFTQATAFAFPTGFKKQAAPSIYDAIVAVILVLQKANFTPSHILINPSTMANLLTTKDSTGQYVLVPFMTQNGVVINGVRLVVSNRIAEDNFLIGDMKKAKLFIRRQLNLKFFDQNEDDGLKDLYTIAGSTRAIFRVKTPDLKAFVKGTFAAVITAITAP encoded by the coding sequence ATGCACTACGAACTGTTCGCGTTGCTCTTCGCATCGCTGCTGTTTCTGGTTGGCTTCGGCCGGCCGTTCGATGGGACATCCGGCCTATCGTTTTCGCTGGCAGGGCACCTGCCCCAGCGACCTGGTCAATGGCTTTTCGAGAAGGCAGCACTGCTCTTCGAGAAAGAATCCGAAGTACTCGACCAATTCAAAAAAGAAGTCGAGAAGGGCGTCACAGGCCTGAAGGAGAGCGTCAAGAAGCAACTCGAAGAAATTCAGAACGCTACTGACAAGAAAGCCTCGAAGGAAGATATCGACGCGATCAAACAGGGTATCGACGACGACCTGAAGAAAATGCAGGACTCGATCGACGAAGTCTTGATTCAGTCGAAGCGCCACCAGGAGGAAAAACCCGCTGCCCGCAAATCGATCCCCCAGCAGATTGAAGAGGGGATGAAACGGCTGAAATCGGAAGTTGCCAAAGATGGCAAGCTGAAGAACCTGCCCAAACGGGACGGTGCCGAAGTCGACATCGACCTCAAGGCCGTATCGACGATGCTGTCGAGCTACGCCCTGGCTAACGCCAACGCCATCACCATGCTCCGTGGTATCGAGATGGAACCCGGCGTGGCCAAAGACCCCACGACCCCCTTGTTCCTGACGGACCTCATCGAGGTTGGCTTCACCGATTCGCACACGATTCAGTGGGCGGAACGTATCCTGTTGGAAGGCGGGGCGGGCCAAACGGCGGAAGGGGCCATGTTCCCGCAAATCTCGACGAAGTACGACACGGTGTCGGCAACGTCGAAGAAAACAGCGGCTTATGCTAAAATCTCGGAAGAGATGCTGGAAGACGTTGAATTCGTTCAGTCCGAAATCATCGAAGAGATCCAGACGGGCTCTAACTCGATCGGTGTCGCGCTGGAAAACCAGCTGCTGACGGGTGATGGCGTGGGCCAGAACCACAAAGGGCTGTTCACGCAGGCCACTGCCTTCGCCTTCCCGACCGGCTTCAAAAAGCAGGCGGCTCCCAGCATCTACGACGCCATCGTGGCCGTCATCCTGGTGTTGCAGAAAGCCAACTTCACGCCGAGCCACATCCTGATCAACCCGAGCACGATGGCCAACCTGTTGACCACGAAAGACTCGACAGGTCAGTACGTGCTCGTGCCCTTCATGACTCAGAACGGCGTCGTGATCAACGGCGTGCGCCTGGTCGTATCGAACCGGATCGCGGAAGACAACTTCCTGATCGGCGACATGAAGAAGGCCAAACTCTTCATCCGTCGCCAGCTGAACCTGAAGTTCTTCGACCAAAACGAAGACGACGGTCTGAAAGACCTCTACACGATCGCCGGTTCGACCCGGGCCATTTTCCGCGTGAAAACGCCGGATTTGAAGGCCTTCGTGAAAGGCACGTTCGCTGCCGTCATCACCGCGATTACCGCGCCGTAA
- a CDS encoding phage head completion protein — MAKAKPLTSYNQPIAFKGVANPQPDGHGGQIGTVTTLAERVASIEPYRGGRDETGARLTLKRQYVIECWHDPAYLPVAGHTIDWLGGELTINEWTYLDNSRTKIRLIATEV, encoded by the coding sequence ATGGCAAAGGCGAAACCACTCACCAGCTATAACCAGCCCATCGCCTTCAAAGGCGTAGCCAATCCGCAACCGGATGGGCATGGTGGGCAGATCGGTACCGTGACGACCCTGGCCGAGCGTGTGGCGTCGATCGAACCCTACCGGGGCGGCCGTGACGAAACCGGAGCCCGGTTGACACTCAAGCGACAGTACGTTATCGAGTGCTGGCACGATCCCGCCTACCTACCCGTTGCCGGCCATACCATCGACTGGCTGGGCGGCGAGCTGACGATCAACGAGTGGACGTACCTCGACAACAGCCGGACGAAAATCCGGCTCATCGCCACCGAGGTATGA
- a CDS encoding HK97-gp10 family putative phage morphogenesis protein, whose protein sequence is MIKVNGVPTLSRYLLSLAPKIKAELRQTTADTAVAMRDDARDRAPVETGELRSSIRFELTNGGLGFFLIADADHWPYIEFGTGGSVDIPAGFGDLAARFKGKGLKTVNLPARPFLIPAYLVHRQRYLDEIKRLLPRILR, encoded by the coding sequence ATGATCAAGGTCAACGGTGTCCCCACGCTGAGTCGGTACCTGCTCTCACTGGCTCCGAAGATCAAAGCCGAGCTACGGCAGACGACCGCCGACACCGCCGTGGCCATGCGCGACGACGCCCGCGACCGGGCACCGGTTGAAACCGGCGAACTCCGGTCATCGATCCGCTTCGAGCTAACCAATGGCGGGCTGGGCTTCTTTCTGATCGCCGACGCTGACCACTGGCCCTACATCGAATTCGGTACCGGCGGTTCGGTCGACATCCCGGCTGGCTTCGGTGATCTGGCAGCCCGCTTCAAAGGCAAAGGCCTCAAAACCGTCAACCTGCCCGCCCGCCCCTTCCTGATTCCGGCCTACCTGGTCCACCGCCAGCGCTACCTCGACGAAATCAAACGCCTCCTTCCCAGAATCCTGCGATGA
- a CDS encoding phage tail tube protein, with product MSAINASDVRVSVYTGTPTPVKKVVARQTDLSFNRGKAEIEVSSKQSGQWAEFLSGRKNAEVTFDAFVETNPVVGEVSEAVMDDIYDSPNAYKWAIESALSGTRSREFFAVMTKFDLKLQQENGAMYSITLRVTGQPTTTVVA from the coding sequence ATGTCCGCTATTAATGCCTCAGACGTTCGGGTTTCCGTCTACACAGGCACCCCTACTCCAGTAAAAAAAGTTGTTGCTCGGCAAACTGATTTATCCTTCAACCGGGGTAAAGCCGAGATCGAGGTTTCGAGTAAGCAGAGCGGCCAGTGGGCTGAGTTCCTTTCCGGCCGCAAAAATGCGGAAGTGACCTTTGATGCGTTCGTGGAAACAAACCCTGTCGTCGGTGAAGTCTCAGAAGCGGTTATGGATGACATCTACGACTCACCCAACGCCTACAAATGGGCTATTGAGTCGGCACTGAGCGGTACGCGGTCTCGCGAATTCTTTGCCGTCATGACCAAGTTCGACCTCAAACTGCAACAGGAAAACGGGGCGATGTATTCGATCACGCTTCGTGTCACCGGCCAGCCAACAACTACCGTTGTCGCTTAA
- a CDS encoding tape measure protein, whose protein sequence is MNEAAQLSVGIDGNLSGFERVINRAVSLLNQFVGLGDRAGSRFDSGFGNAAARTAGRVTQSIEGLKLKLDQLTLKRDLSIDSSTIVKLNREIDQTRTKINQLKGLGMELPQPSTGAISSLTSYASGMVGIGTAIAIARKGFTAMVEFDQMDRKLQGVATSQADYANSMAFTDRIADRYGLNIQKLADSYAGLKAASEGTTLAGRQTDAIFEAVTARSAKMGLSTQRTEKALLALTQMLSKGRITAEEMTNQLAEAVPGATQILARALGVTTAKLGEMMQKGELAATTVLPKFAAELAKTAEGAEKNANSMAGGFNRLQNQIFLLIGEFSKTAGIDSFFGKMTGGLADMLRGVRQLVADRSWGELFRIASNPFMLIGNPGLNKAQQKAAKIDAFGGLSPTAQLNEITRASQQKKQLEASVARQQAANLGGSLFPSAQLSQDIASLKEVSDYLGTIYKLAVDTQKVEVQNRRAAANLPKPVVGYAEDFKTKEKEYDALLDKQKGLRSVSKELTKEEQARLSVLKQQLALGDKKKYGDKETKVKSESISRLGSVAAMEAMLKREEDKLFTAIQNGTADKPLAGQDWQGTTQRQRTEALRKSLKEAKEEVKELRKELDFLDKLTGLNITGSGGLTRGDREKDPNTPRLATPLGTLENGKRGVNTEAYELKAEQTNEVLRRYEESRTRFKKLPGFLQDIFKSVSVGARALDQEVTAGTDAANDVLRQKANDFSNLLEGMAQLGTDFAQSALPQVGNQFFSGLADSINQGNDEPLKKALQGIKDMLSEYLIQLGTSLTITGGLELLGAAVPGLQALALTGGQKMAVGGAMLAGGIALKAAGPSRKSKGYATGGHVLGEGSETSDSIPAWLSNGEFVVKADAVRKVGVPFLNSLNQGKRLPTSSRLNASQIQYDVRNSMGSALNTNHLKAAMPGGNSTGNDTFKFKSTTRIRSGDLYYSIQSDELDRKSFGRDL, encoded by the coding sequence ATGAACGAAGCTGCACAATTGTCAGTCGGCATAGATGGTAATCTGTCCGGTTTTGAGCGTGTTATAAACAGGGCCGTAAGCCTATTGAACCAATTCGTGGGCTTGGGTGACCGGGCGGGAAGTCGGTTCGATTCGGGGTTCGGTAATGCAGCAGCCCGAACAGCAGGTCGAGTTACGCAGAGTATCGAAGGGCTCAAGTTGAAACTTGATCAACTCACGCTCAAGCGCGACCTATCAATCGACAGTAGTACGATTGTCAAGCTGAACCGGGAAATCGATCAAACCCGGACTAAGATCAACCAGCTTAAAGGATTGGGGATGGAATTGCCCCAACCCTCGACAGGGGCTATATCCTCGCTCACCTCCTACGCGAGTGGGATGGTCGGTATCGGTACGGCTATTGCCATTGCTCGCAAAGGCTTTACGGCTATGGTCGAATTTGACCAGATGGACCGGAAGTTGCAGGGTGTGGCAACCTCGCAGGCTGACTATGCCAATTCTATGGCATTCACTGACCGTATTGCCGACCGCTATGGACTAAATATACAGAAGTTGGCCGATTCGTATGCGGGCCTTAAAGCAGCATCTGAGGGCACAACCCTTGCTGGCAGGCAGACTGACGCCATTTTCGAGGCCGTCACAGCCCGATCAGCTAAAATGGGGCTGTCTACCCAGCGCACTGAAAAAGCTTTGCTGGCACTTACCCAGATGTTAAGTAAGGGCCGAATCACCGCCGAGGAGATGACGAATCAGCTCGCGGAAGCAGTTCCCGGCGCTACTCAAATCCTCGCCAGGGCACTGGGCGTCACCACCGCCAAACTGGGGGAAATGATGCAGAAAGGTGAATTGGCGGCAACCACCGTATTACCCAAGTTTGCTGCTGAGTTAGCGAAAACGGCCGAAGGTGCCGAGAAGAACGCTAACTCAATGGCGGGCGGCTTTAACCGATTACAAAATCAGATATTCTTGCTGATCGGCGAGTTCAGTAAGACCGCTGGTATTGACTCGTTTTTTGGCAAAATGACGGGCGGGTTAGCTGATATGCTCAGGGGCGTTCGGCAACTGGTTGCTGATCGTTCATGGGGTGAACTGTTCAGGATCGCCTCAAATCCGTTCATGCTGATTGGTAACCCAGGACTAAATAAAGCCCAGCAGAAGGCCGCCAAGATTGACGCCTTCGGAGGGTTGTCACCAACGGCTCAACTCAATGAGATTACCCGTGCTAGCCAACAGAAAAAGCAGCTTGAAGCGAGCGTAGCCCGTCAGCAGGCTGCAAACCTAGGCGGCTCGTTATTCCCATCGGCTCAATTGAGCCAAGATATAGCCTCACTGAAAGAGGTCTCCGACTATCTAGGCACTATCTACAAACTGGCGGTAGATACCCAAAAGGTCGAAGTACAAAATCGGCGGGCGGCTGCCAATTTGCCAAAGCCCGTTGTAGGCTATGCCGAAGACTTCAAAACCAAAGAGAAAGAATACGATGCGCTGCTCGATAAGCAGAAAGGGCTTCGTTCGGTCAGCAAAGAGTTAACAAAAGAGGAGCAGGCCCGCCTGTCTGTCCTGAAACAGCAACTCGCACTCGGCGACAAGAAGAAATACGGCGACAAGGAAACGAAGGTAAAATCGGAGTCGATTAGCCGGCTTGGCTCTGTTGCTGCAATGGAGGCGATGCTGAAGCGGGAGGAAGATAAACTCTTTACCGCGATTCAGAATGGCACGGCCGATAAGCCCCTTGCGGGCCAAGATTGGCAGGGCACTACTCAACGCCAGCGCACAGAAGCGCTCCGCAAATCGCTTAAAGAGGCCAAAGAGGAGGTTAAAGAACTTCGTAAAGAGCTTGATTTCCTCGATAAACTAACCGGTCTCAACATCACCGGATCGGGTGGGCTAACTCGGGGCGATCGTGAGAAGGACCCCAATACGCCAAGGCTCGCCACCCCGCTGGGTACACTTGAAAACGGCAAACGTGGTGTCAACACCGAGGCTTACGAACTGAAGGCGGAGCAAACCAATGAGGTCCTTCGGCGGTATGAAGAAAGCCGTACCCGATTTAAGAAGTTACCCGGCTTTCTGCAGGATATTTTCAAATCGGTATCGGTCGGAGCCAGGGCGTTGGATCAGGAAGTTACCGCAGGTACCGACGCGGCCAACGATGTCCTGCGTCAGAAGGCCAACGATTTCAGTAACTTACTGGAAGGAATGGCGCAGTTGGGGACCGACTTCGCTCAGAGCGCCCTTCCCCAGGTGGGTAACCAGTTCTTCTCAGGCCTGGCTGACTCGATCAACCAGGGCAATGATGAGCCGTTAAAGAAAGCGCTTCAGGGCATCAAGGACATGCTCAGTGAGTACCTGATACAACTGGGTACTTCGTTAACCATCACGGGTGGCCTCGAACTGCTCGGAGCGGCAGTTCCCGGTCTGCAGGCTCTTGCACTCACCGGGGGACAGAAGATGGCTGTCGGTGGCGCCATGTTAGCCGGCGGTATCGCATTAAAAGCGGCGGGCCCCAGTCGGAAAAGCAAAGGCTACGCGACTGGTGGTCACGTGTTGGGCGAAGGCTCGGAAACATCCGATAGTATTCCGGCCTGGCTCTCTAATGGCGAGTTTGTCGTCAAAGCAGATGCCGTTCGTAAAGTAGGTGTGCCATTTCTTAACAGCCTCAATCAGGGCAAACGCTTACCCACATCAAGCCGTCTAAATGCATCCCAGATACAATACGACGTGCGAAATAGTATGGGATCGGCCCTAAACACGAATCACCTCAAAGCTGCTATGCCGGGCGGGAACAGCACCGGCAATGACACGTTTAAATTCAAGTCAACCACCCGTATTCGTAGCGGCGATCTATACTATTCGATTCAAAGCGATGAACTTGATCGTAAATCCTTCGGAAGGGACCTATAA